One segment of Synchiropus splendidus isolate RoL2022-P1 chromosome 4, RoL_Sspl_1.0, whole genome shotgun sequence DNA contains the following:
- the rpap3 gene encoding RNA polymerase II-associated protein 3 encodes MSSGNKAFELQLQMRQNAEDLHSFMKDLESWETDMKTKDEQLRSGRDGEAQRKLPPVRNKDYKSKMKAKKKKKVVTEDGDTKEERESLRIKSGDYRSWEKFDVDKALAELDKEESPAESNESDSEVADQDTALAEKEKGNRFFKEGKYDEAIECYTRGMDADPYSPVLPTNRATAFYRLKKFAVAESDCNLAIALDSNYYKAFARRGAARLAQKSYDAALEDYETVLRLDPGNLEAQNEVKKIKEVIRCQTPADIGDAQQSQENSTDDPKQQRLVEEQQRRQEAVVQKDRGNAYFKEGKYEAAVECYSRGMEVDQLNQLLPANRAMAFLKLERFKEAEDDCTRAIALDSTYSKAFARRATARVALGKLDEARADFQQLLKLEPGNKQALNELQKLQIDTSGLLQAPGGSERRTVQPVDKPEHLRSTKPLRRLDIEEVNYQPTKSVVQEVVKTVEGESSPLAVSPSAKMIKIEETSPSQLSERLPPEVQETQNQPAGPSPSSVAAPPPAPSNRFQLEADLRSIGHSPELVYAYLRQMKPEDFTNIFQNSLEPNILNQILHTLHDFYLQNEPASITLEILQSLSAVQRFDMAVMFMSSSEKKVLREIFDFLLSTSLETSSVTGLQKKYGV; translated from the exons ATGTCTTCTGGAAACAAAGCATTTGAGCTACAGCTTCAGATGCGACAGAATGCGGAGGAtctgcacagtttcatgaaggaCCTGGAGAGTTGGGAGACGGACATGAAGACTAAAGATGAGCAGTTGAGGAGCGGGAGAGACGGGGAAGCTCAG AGGAAGCTTCCACCTGTGAGAAACAAGGACTACAAATCAAAGAtgaaagcaaagaagaagaagaaagtagtCACAGAAGATGGAGACACAAAGGAGGAGAGAGAATCTTTACGGATCAAATCGGGCGATTACAGATCGTGGGAAAAGTTTGACGTG GACAAGGCTCTGGCAGAGCTGGACAAAGAAGAAAGTCCGGCAGAGTCAAATGAGTCAGACTCAGAAGTGGCAGATCAGGACACGGCACTGGCTGAGAAGGAAAAA GGTAACAGGTTCTTCAAGGAAGGGAAATATGACGAGGCCATCGAGTGCTACACCCGAGGAATGGACGCTGACCCCTATAGCCCTGTTCTTCCCACAAACAGAGCCACAGCCTTCTACAGACTCAAAAA ATTTGCAGTGGCTGAGTCAGACTGCAACCTGGCCATCGCTCTGGacagcaactactacaaagcGTTCGCACGCAGAGGAGCCGCTAGACTTGCCCAGAAGAGTTATGACGCGGCTTTGGAAG ATTACGAGACTGTTCTCCGGCTGGACCCGGGGAACCTGGAAGCGCAGAATGAAGTGAAGAAGATAAAAGAG GTGATCAGATGTCAGACACCTGCTGACATAGGTGATGCTCAGCAGTCTCAAGAGAATTCAACCGACGACCCCAAGCAGCAGCGactggtggaggagcagcagagacgtCAGGAAGCAGTTGTGCAGAAAGACAGA ggaaatgcTTATTTCAAGGAAGGAAAGTACGAGGCAGCAGTGGAGTGTTACAGTCGAGGGATGGAAGTGGACCAGTTGAACCAGCTGCTGCCGGCCAACAGAGCCATGGCCTTTCTGAAGCTGGAGAG GTTCAAAGAGGCGGAGGACGACTGCACCCGCGCTATCGCTCTAGACTCCACCTACTCCAAAGCATTCGCCCGCCGGGCAACAGCCCGCGTGGCATTAGGGAAGCTGGATGAGGCGAGAGCAG ACTTCCAGCAGCTGTTGAAGTTGGAGCcaggaaacaaacaagcacTGAACGAACTCCAGAAACTGCAGATT GACACCAGCGGACTCCTTCAAGCTCCAGGCGGCTCGGAGAGGAGAACAGTGCAGCCTGTCGACAAGCCAGAACACCTGAGGTCAACG AAACCGCTGAGGAGGCTGGACATCGAGGAGGTCAACTATCAGCCCACCAAGTCTGTGGTCCAGGAAGTGGTGAAGACAGTGGAGGGCGAGTCCTCACCACTAGCTGTGTCGCCCAGTGCCAAGATGATCAAGATAGAAGAGACGAGCCCCTCGCAGCTGTCTGAGCG GCTTCCTCCTGAAGTCCAGGAGACACAGAACCAACCCGCCGGACCTTCACCTTCGTCCgtagctgctccacctcccgcACCCAGCAATCGCTTCCAGCTGGAGGCCGACCTGCGCTCCATCGGTCACTCGCCCGAGTTAGTCTACGCCTACCTGcgg CAAATGAAACCGGAGGATTTCACCAACATCTTCCAGAATTCTCTGGAACCAAATATTCTCAACCAGATCTTGCACACGCTTCACGATTTCTACTTACA GAACGAACCAGCAAGCATCACCCTGGAGATTCTTCAGAGCCTGTCTGCTGTCCAGCGCTTCGACATGGCTGTTATGTTCATGTCGTCGTCAGAAAAGAAAG TTCTCAGAGAAATATTTGACTTCTTACTCAGCACCAGTTTGGAAACATCATCTGTCACAGGGTTGCAGAAGAAGTACGGCGTCTAA
- the atp23 gene encoding mitochondrial inner membrane protease ATP23 homolog, which yields MGEPKEEEDYGYGSFPGRSAPKPKRGFLATSLFTFNHRCQAMLQIALSTSPYAKLLLSAMNSSGCKVFKDRHFSCEDCDGHVSGGFDATTSQIVLCQNNIRQQAHMNRVVAHELIHAFDHCRANVDWFNNYRHLACSEIRAANLSGDCSFSNELARYNFGIKEHHQECVRGRAVRSILAVRKISREEAEKIVNEVFDSCFNDRAPFGRIPHGKRDAEFAFRDYENRDRYYANL from the exons ATGGGCGAACCTAAGGAGGAAGAAGATTACGGCTACGGATCGTTCCCGGGACGAAGCGCTCCAAAGCCCAAAAGGGGATTCCTCGCCACCAGTTTGTTCACGTTCAACCACAGATGTCAGGCCATGCTGCAGATCGCGCTGAGTACGA GTCCATATGCCAAACTTCTACTGAGTGCCATGAACAGTTCTGGATG CAAAGTGTTCAAAGACCGACATTTCTCCTGTGAAGATTGTGACGGTCATGTGAGTGGCGGATTTGATGCCACAACCTCGCAG aTAGTTTTGTGCCAGAACAACATCCGCCAGCAGGCCCATATGAACCGAGTGGTCGCCCACGAGCTCATCCACGCCTTCGACCACTGTCGTGCCAATGTGGACTGGTTCAATAACTACAGACACCTGGCGTGCTCAGAG ATTCGGGCGGCAAACCTCAGCGGCGACTGCTCTTTCTCCAACGAGCTGGCGAGATATAACTTTGGGATCAAAGAGCACCACCAG GAGTGCGTCAGAGGCCGTGCGGTACGCTCCATCCTGGCTGTCAGGAAGATCAGCCGAGAGGAAGCGGAGAAGATAGTCAACGAGGTTTTCGACTCGTGCTTCAATGACCGCGCCCCGTTCGGACGCATCCCTCATGGCAAGAGGGACGCCGAGTTTGCCTTCAGGGATTATGAAAACAGGGACCGATACTATGCCAACCTGTAG
- the mapk12b gene encoding mitogen-activated protein kinase 12b has translation MALRSRTGFYRQEVNRTVWDVPERYRELKQIGTGAYGSVCSAWDRRAATQVAIKKLHRPFQSKLFAKRAYRELRLLKHMKHENVIGLLDVFTAEISLDRIRDFYLVMPFMGTDLGKLMKLERLSEDRVQFLVYQMLRGLKYIHSAGIIHRDLKPGNLAINPDCELKILDFGLARQADAEMTGYVVTRWYRAPEVILNWMHYTQTVDIWSAGCIMAEMLLGKPLFKGNDHLDQLREIMKVTGTPTPDFVAKLKSQDAKNYLRSLPKVPKKDLHTILSKASTSAVSVLEKMLLLDPDERVSAAESLDLPFFAEFRDTEEETEAQPYDQTMDNTDLTLEQWKRHTVTEILTFRPPKDSRETCL, from the exons ATGGCCCTTCGCTCCAGGACGGGGTTTTACCGGCAGGAGGTGAACAGAACTGTTTGGGACGTTCCGGAACGCTACCGCGAGCTGAAACAGATCGGAACCGGAGCTTACGGAAGCGTGTG ttcagCATGGGACCGACGGGCCGCCACACAAGTGGCCATCAAGAAGCTCCACCGTCCCTTCCAGTCCAAGCTGTTTGCCAAGCGGGCCTACAGGGAGCTGCGGCTCCTGAAGCACATGAAGCACGAAAAC GTGATCGGTCTGCTGGACGTGTTCACCGCTGAGATCTCTCTCGACAGGATTCGGGACTT TTACCTGGTGATGCCGTTCATGGGAACCGACCTGGGCAAGCTGATGAAACTGGAGAGACTGTCGGAAGACCGTGTCCAGTTTCTGGTCTACCAGATGTTGCGAGGACTGAAG TACATCCACTCGGCAGGGATCATCCACAGG gaCCTTAAACCTGGAAACCTGGCCATAAACCCTGACTGTGAGCTGAAG ATTTTGGACTTTGGTCTGGCCAGACAGGCGGACGCCGAGATGACGGGCTATGTGGTGACCCGTTGGTACCGTGCCCCCGAGGTCATCCTCAACTGGATGCACTACACACAGACAG tggacATCTGGTCAGCTGGTTGCATCATGGCTGAGATGCTACTGGGGAAGCCGCTGTTCAAGGGAAATGATC ATCTGGATCAGCTGCGAGAGATCATGAAGGTCACAGGGACTCCGACACCGGACTTCGTTGCAAAGCTAAAGAGCCAAGAC GCCAAGAACTACCTCAGAAGCCTCCCCAAAGTGCCCAAGAAAGACCTGCACACCATCCTCTCCAAAGCCAGCACCAGCG CTGTGAGTGTTCTGGAGAAAATGCTGCTCTTGGACCCAGACGAGCGGGTCAGTGCTGCAGAGTCTCTGGACCTTCCTTTCTTTGCCGAGTTCAGGGACACGGAGGAGGAAACCGAGGCACAACCCTACGACCAGACCATGGATAACACCGACCTCACGCTGGAGCAGTGGAAAC GTCACACGGTAACAGAGATCTTGACCTTCCGTCCTCCCAAAGATTCTAGAGAGACGTGTCTCTAG